The following proteins come from a genomic window of Dysidea avara chromosome 12, odDysAvar1.4, whole genome shotgun sequence:
- the LOC136241288 gene encoding uncharacterized protein — protein MTTTIGQMQEFDPTSDRISTYLERAEIFFQANEIAENKRVALLLSIIGGKTYLLLSDLLAPEKPASKSFAVLSETLKKDYELKAVIIAERFQFHRRNQAANESVPEYEAKLRRLATHCAFGNYLEEAIRDHIVCGLCNESIQKRLLAEAELTLTKTLDIAKGMEAADHNVQKLKGAESNSFRVGEVSASTNPCYRCGSDHHKPKDCRFKEAECRNCKKIGHLAKMCRSGGAGTSHTATGKSATKNFDGKNFPKSTTHGPRKNNWVSVTDRDTVETETFPESAILTVGDHNNKPITVQMELNGQQV, from the coding sequence ATGACTACTACGATTGGGCAAATGCAAGAATTTGACCCTACAAGTGATCGGATTTCCACGTACCTGGagagagcagaaattttctttcaAGCTAACGAGATAGCAGAGAACAAAAGGGTCGCACTGTTGTTGTCAATAATTGGAGGAAAGACTTATTTGCTACTGAGCGACCTCCTGGCACCAGAAAAGCCAGCCTCCAAATCGTTTGCTGTACTGTCAGAAACTCTGAAGAAGGACTACGAACTGAAGGCAGTGATTATCGCGGAGAGATTTCAGTTTCATCGCAGAAACCAGGCTGCTAACGAGTCAGTACCTGAGTACGAAGCCAAATTGCGTCGTTTAGCAACTCATTGTGCTTTTGGAAATTACCTTGAAGAAGCCATCCGTGACCATATCGTCTGTGGCCTTTGCAATGAGAGTATCCAGAAGCGTCTTTTAGCTGAGGCTGAACTGACATTGACCAAGACGCTGGATATAGCTAAAGGCATGGAGGCAGCTGACCATAACGTCCAGAAGTTGAAAGGAGCAGAAAGTAACTCATTTCGAGTCGGTGAAGTTTCAGCTTCGACCAACCCTTGTTATCGTTGTGGGAGCGATCATCACAAACCAAAGGACTGTCGTTTTAAAGAAGCAGAATGTCGAAATTGTAAGAAGATTGGCCATCTAGCCAAAATGTGCCGTAGTGGAGGTGCAGGGACATCTCACACAGCAACAGGCAAATCTGCCACTAAGAATTTTGATGGAAAAAATTTTCCTAAGAGTACTACTCATGGACCAAGGAAAAATAACTGGGTATCAGTAACAGACAGAGATACTGTGGAGACAGAAACTTTTCCAGAATCAGCTATTCTGACAGTTGGTGACCACAACAATAAGCCCATTACAGTTCAGATGGAGCTCAATGGACAGCAAGTCTGA